In Mixta intestinalis, the following are encoded in one genomic region:
- a CDS encoding carbon starvation CstA family protein — MSHALTFVIATLCILAICYRLYGVFFVRKVLNADDSEVTPSHLLEDGKDYVPTKKWVNFGSHFAAIAAAGPLVGPVLAAQYGYLPSFLWLLIGCVIGGAVHDTVVLFASMKHQGKSLSEVAKSELGPVAGWCTGLAMLFIITITMAGLSMVVVHALERNPWGTFAVFMTIPVAIGVGLWERFTGSMRGATWVGILVIFGCVIAGPYIQDSAFGSWLSLRASTVSLVLPFYAFFATALPVWMLLTPRGYLSSFMKIGVFGALVIGVVFINPEIQFPAVTQFIHGNGPVLAGPVWPFISITIACGAISGFHAFIGSGTTPKQIDKWSDILPVAFGAMLAECVVGVMALIAATALHPADYFAINSTPEVFAGLGMEVVHLPQLSESIGLDLYGRTGGAVTLAVGMADIFTRIPWFSHLASYFFQFVVMFEAVFILTAVDSGTRVARYLLQDFLGDLWAPLKRTNWMPGAVGCSIVACLLWGYLLNSGDINSVWALFGVSNQLMASIGLMIGATIILRMAQKRRYMLTCLVPLAYLYVTVNYAAWWMVKYVYFNPAAKGYNLFNGTISIIMVALGLIIMIAAIQRWVVLWRVRTQTPTVEAVS, encoded by the coding sequence ATGTCACACGCATTGACGTTTGTTATCGCGACGCTGTGTATCCTCGCCATCTGCTACCGCCTGTACGGCGTATTTTTCGTGCGTAAGGTGCTGAATGCCGATGACAGCGAGGTTACGCCGTCGCATCTGCTGGAAGACGGCAAAGATTACGTACCAACCAAAAAATGGGTAAATTTCGGCAGCCACTTTGCCGCCATTGCCGCAGCGGGGCCGCTGGTCGGGCCGGTGCTGGCGGCGCAGTATGGTTACCTGCCCAGCTTTCTCTGGCTGCTGATCGGCTGCGTTATCGGCGGGGCGGTACACGATACCGTGGTGCTGTTTGCCTCGATGAAGCATCAGGGTAAGTCGCTGTCGGAGGTGGCGAAATCGGAGCTGGGGCCGGTGGCGGGCTGGTGTACCGGGCTGGCGATGCTGTTTATTATCACCATTACCATGGCAGGCCTGTCGATGGTGGTGGTGCATGCGCTGGAGCGCAACCCCTGGGGCACTTTCGCGGTGTTTATGACCATTCCGGTAGCGATTGGCGTGGGGCTGTGGGAGCGTTTTACCGGCAGCATGCGCGGTGCTACCTGGGTTGGTATCCTGGTCATTTTCGGCTGCGTTATTGCAGGCCCCTATATCCAGGATTCTGCCTTTGGTAGCTGGCTTAGCCTGCGTGCTTCCACCGTTAGCCTGGTACTGCCGTTCTACGCTTTCTTCGCGACGGCGCTGCCGGTCTGGATGCTGCTGACGCCGCGCGGCTATCTTTCCAGCTTTATGAAGATTGGCGTGTTCGGCGCGCTGGTGATCGGCGTGGTGTTTATTAACCCGGAAATTCAGTTCCCGGCGGTAACGCAGTTTATCCACGGCAACGGGCCGGTGCTGGCGGGGCCGGTCTGGCCGTTTATTTCGATTACCATCGCCTGCGGCGCGATTTCAGGTTTCCACGCCTTTATCGGTTCCGGCACCACGCCGAAGCAGATCGATAAATGGAGCGATATTCTGCCGGTCGCCTTTGGCGCTATGCTGGCGGAGTGCGTGGTGGGCGTGATGGCGTTGATTGCCGCTACCGCGCTGCATCCGGCGGACTATTTCGCCATTAACTCCACGCCAGAGGTGTTCGCCGGGCTGGGAATGGAGGTGGTTCATCTGCCGCAGCTCAGCGAGTCTATCGGGCTCGATCTTTACGGACGTACCGGTGGCGCAGTGACGCTGGCGGTAGGGATGGCGGATATTTTCACCCGTATTCCCTGGTTCAGCCACCTGGCTTCCTATTTTTTCCAGTTCGTAGTGATGTTTGAGGCAGTGTTTATCCTGACGGCGGTCGATTCCGGTACGCGTGTGGCCCGCTATCTGTTACAGGATTTTCTGGGCGATCTCTGGGCACCGCTGAAGCGTACTAACTGGATGCCCGGCGCGGTAGGTTGCAGTATCGTCGCCTGTTTGCTGTGGGGATATTTGCTCAATTCCGGCGATATTAACTCCGTCTGGGCGCTGTTCGGCGTTTCTAATCAGCTGATGGCATCTATTGGTTTGATGATCGGCGCGACCATTATTCTGCGCATGGCGCAGAAGCGCCGCTATATGCTGACCTGTCTGGTTCCGCTGGCTTATCTGTATGTGACGGTCAACTATGCGGCCTGGTGGATGGTGAAGTATGTCTATTTCAACCCGGCGGCGAAGGGATATAACCTGTTTAACGGCACCATTTCGATCAT
- a CDS encoding response regulator transcription factor, which yields MDPIVYVVDDDHSVRQSLVRLLTSEDYQVADFPSAQAFLDHPFSPAPGCLILDMNMPESNGFDVTEALTKLGYLIPTIFLTGYGTIPLSVKAMKAGACEFMTKPAVPQLLLRAVSEALQLATKNLSASQELQTLTARYESLTPREREVLQLAIGGLLNKQIAAALDVSEITAKVHKRRVMEKMEVRSLTDLVRAAERLNITKTQGR from the coding sequence ATGGATCCTATTGTTTACGTGGTGGATGACGATCACTCCGTCAGGCAATCGCTGGTGCGTCTTCTCACCTCTGAGGATTATCAGGTGGCTGATTTCCCTTCCGCGCAGGCGTTTCTCGATCATCCTTTCAGCCCCGCTCCGGGCTGCCTGATCCTTGATATGAACATGCCGGAGAGCAACGGTTTCGATGTTACCGAAGCGCTGACAAAGCTCGGCTACCTCATCCCCACGATCTTTCTGACCGGCTACGGCACCATTCCGCTTTCGGTAAAGGCGATGAAAGCGGGTGCCTGCGAGTTTATGACCAAGCCCGCCGTGCCGCAGCTGCTGCTGAGAGCGGTTTCCGAGGCGTTACAGCTGGCGACTAAAAACCTGAGCGCTTCACAGGAGCTGCAAACGCTGACCGCGCGCTATGAATCCCTGACGCCCCGCGAGCGCGAGGTGCTACAGCTGGCAATTGGCGGCCTGCTGAATAAGCAAATTGCCGCCGCGCTGGACGTCAGTGAAATCACCGCCAAGGTACATAAAAGGCGGGTTATGGAGAAGATGGAGGTACGCTCTCTGACCGATCTGGTCAGGGCCGCCGAGCGGCTGAATATCACGAAAACCCAGGGACGCTAG
- a CDS encoding trifunctional serine/threonine-protein kinase/ATP-binding protein/sensor histidine kinase has protein sequence MSEKLSAVSNGLEDKVLTLTDEFIFTPLAQEGGIAWTLCQPLHAGETFILASPVSEEATFQATLLLKNEFSLRTQLADSWAIRPLSCTLHHGRYALVYAAFPFKTLAQSVRGAAYSCDEFLSLALRLCTPLRQLHALGLTHSDIKPGNVFIAPDGSCRLGGFGLTTAPAENTTPTRLSVSGGTLAYMSPEHTSRTRDAVDSRSDLYSLGIVLYELLTGTLPFDLSEGGQAEWAHHHIASAPRSPHEIRAGIPAMLSTIILRLLEKSPARRYQTVEGLLADLRRCQANLSEEGRIADFTPGLQDRVPTLSQAEHLWLAHPQSGQLLAAFEQVRQKGTPVLVTISGPLGIGKSSLIASALKNIQHRSALLAVSKADQYSPVLPYAVITAAFRSLTLWLLGLAAPEVARWKQRLTQALGSYAGLAVNLVPELGLLLESKARLPADMHSADARVRFNQMALCLAKAFATPGRPLVLLIEDIHWIDQASLQLLEHLAHNGTSLPLLMVVSYCDAEAFPKGFAAPQLEALMSSASERLDIRPAPLSVKAVARWLGARFQSRASGLGELATLIHEKTGGNPLFTQQFFCRIVKDGLITHHPQHNKWHYDLAAIEARNYTENVASLMLQQLADLPSTTRKLLGGLASVGGSGRLALLSQMQDISPAHLLEQLQPAIAARLITLAGDEYAFTHDRVHKAAQALLEPEEACRLNVAAAARLTEAARHNDSNDTLFLAVHHITAAIDAVRFSPQRDSYRAICRRAAARAKSTGDYASAVRYLHTAKSLKQDALQKAADEDFLLEFEEAECEFLQGNLPSALALCNRAMGLPGSLEQKAVAACMMAELHMRQSDMSLALETALAWLAVFGIHFSRDPEASDCDRAWQVLEQRVGDDPQRRFTTLAITCDREAEAIMSLMLNASMFAAFASPRLHFLLLCKIMHMTLDRGLCGAATGALAWYGVLIGRRYDEYQRGWIYSQLGRDLVMRHHFNGFKGRTLLAVDLASAWVAPLSVAVENAKTCFTVAVDHGDLTVACFIIRHQTMNFLLRGDHLDGVLTTIERGLAFIRKRRFPDVEILLLIQRLYVTHLRNASSGSFSGMEVFPDTLLATGTGEGGRPIPLTLFWYWLYRAKACFMAGEYAQATDYLLEATPFVSAVPGYLHLLDYHFYSALALTAGMAPDEFSAQQRQTVTAHHARIARWAQHNPATFADREALIAAELARLDKQNEAAVGLYEKAIRLSGEAECHPINGLACELAGRFAKSCGYAVAADAYFKGAFSAWQRWGALAKLRQLERLYPHLASSGRSTPYDTIAFAPNEVIRDLESVLRAVRALTEEINLDRLIHILMTMLLERAGAQRGLLIRILDDNTPETQAWAETTSDGVKVRIVKETPSVNDMPLSVLAAVMRTGQEIRTSKPEIFSPFSQDAYLVTSGAAVLCVPMYKQARMVGVLYLENRLMPEIFTAEHSRIVRMLAAQAAVSLETARLYAELLEENIQRRRVEKELRASQTSLMLGERISNTGTWRWELEQDLMYVSDQYARILGLPEGQRTLSMADFLTLVHPEDYPRISRLVTDSVRNGVSMRAEFRIFRADGDCRYLLGVGNPIGEEASIAEYFGTITDVTARRQSEDAVRVAQADLARVARATTVGQLTASIAHEINQPLMSIVANAGASLRWLNREPAMLINARASLEEIISEGERAGNIIRGLQALTRNQQSSWARVNLHHLVWHIMALSRSELERRQVTLEYALKAEKAFIYGDSVQIQQVLLNLVVNAIDAMAEIHDRPRTITVSSTNPTPQTIRLEIADTGIGLSAEVQARLFDSFYTTKEQGMGMGLTISAGIIEKHLGALTAEPRLPHGSLFTFTLPTEGGEEENF, from the coding sequence ATGAGTGAGAAACTGTCTGCCGTCAGCAACGGCCTGGAGGATAAGGTTTTAACCTTAACCGACGAGTTTATTTTCACCCCGCTGGCGCAGGAGGGCGGTATCGCCTGGACGCTGTGCCAGCCGCTTCATGCGGGCGAAACCTTTATCCTTGCCAGCCCGGTCAGCGAAGAGGCGACCTTTCAGGCGACGCTGCTGCTGAAAAACGAATTTTCCCTGCGCACACAGCTGGCTGACAGTTGGGCGATCAGACCGCTCAGCTGCACGCTGCATCACGGGCGTTACGCGCTGGTCTATGCCGCTTTCCCGTTTAAAACCCTTGCTCAGTCGGTGCGCGGTGCGGCGTATAGTTGCGATGAATTTCTGTCGCTGGCGCTGCGTCTTTGTACGCCGCTGCGACAGCTGCATGCGCTGGGGCTGACGCACAGCGATATCAAACCTGGCAACGTCTTTATCGCCCCGGACGGCAGCTGTCGTCTTGGTGGCTTCGGGCTGACCACCGCGCCTGCGGAAAACACAACGCCGACGCGCCTGAGCGTATCGGGTGGCACGCTGGCCTATATGTCGCCGGAACATACCAGCCGTACCCGCGATGCGGTGGACAGCCGCAGCGATCTCTACAGCCTGGGCATTGTGCTGTATGAGCTGTTGACCGGCACGTTGCCCTTCGATCTGAGCGAAGGCGGGCAGGCGGAATGGGCGCACCATCACATCGCTTCAGCTCCCCGTTCACCTCATGAAATACGCGCCGGGATCCCGGCGATGCTTTCGACGATTATTTTGCGTCTGCTGGAGAAATCCCCGGCGAGGCGTTACCAGACGGTGGAAGGGCTGTTGGCGGATCTGCGCCGCTGCCAGGCGAACCTGTCTGAAGAGGGGCGGATCGCTGATTTTACCCCTGGCCTACAGGATCGGGTGCCGACGCTGTCGCAGGCGGAGCATCTCTGGCTGGCCCATCCACAGAGCGGTCAGCTGCTGGCGGCGTTTGAGCAGGTAAGGCAGAAAGGTACGCCTGTGCTGGTGACCATCAGCGGGCCGCTGGGAATCGGCAAATCTTCATTGATCGCCTCGGCGTTAAAAAATATCCAGCATCGTTCCGCGCTGCTGGCGGTCAGCAAGGCCGATCAATATTCGCCGGTATTACCTTATGCGGTGATTACCGCCGCCTTTCGTTCGCTGACGCTCTGGCTGCTGGGCCTGGCGGCTCCTGAAGTAGCGCGCTGGAAGCAGCGTCTGACGCAGGCGCTGGGCAGTTATGCGGGGCTGGCGGTAAATCTGGTGCCGGAGCTGGGGCTGTTGCTGGAAAGCAAAGCGCGGCTTCCCGCCGATATGCATTCCGCTGATGCGCGGGTGCGCTTCAACCAGATGGCGCTCTGCCTGGCGAAGGCGTTTGCCACACCGGGACGCCCGCTGGTGCTGTTGATAGAAGATATTCACTGGATCGATCAGGCCAGCCTGCAACTACTGGAGCATCTGGCCCATAACGGCACCTCGCTGCCGCTGCTGATGGTGGTCTCATACTGCGATGCGGAGGCATTTCCGAAAGGTTTTGCCGCGCCGCAGCTCGAGGCGTTAATGTCCAGCGCCAGCGAGCGGCTGGATATTCGCCCGGCACCGCTTAGCGTGAAAGCGGTTGCGCGCTGGCTGGGCGCGCGCTTTCAGAGTCGCGCCTCCGGGTTAGGTGAGCTGGCAACGCTCATTCATGAAAAAACGGGCGGCAATCCGCTGTTTACGCAGCAGTTTTTTTGCCGCATCGTCAAAGACGGGCTGATCACACATCATCCGCAGCACAACAAATGGCATTACGATTTGGCTGCCATAGAGGCGCGTAACTATACCGAAAATGTCGCCAGCCTGATGCTACAACAGCTTGCCGATTTGCCTTCAACCACCCGTAAACTGCTGGGTGGCCTTGCCAGCGTCGGCGGAAGCGGCAGGCTGGCGCTGCTCAGCCAGATGCAGGATATCTCCCCCGCGCACCTGCTGGAACAGCTACAGCCAGCTATCGCCGCCCGTCTGATTACGCTTGCCGGTGATGAATACGCTTTTACCCACGATCGGGTACATAAAGCGGCGCAGGCGCTGCTGGAGCCGGAAGAGGCGTGCCGTCTGAACGTTGCCGCCGCCGCCCGCCTGACGGAAGCGGCACGTCATAATGACAGCAACGACACGCTGTTTCTTGCCGTTCACCATATTACCGCCGCGATTGATGCGGTGCGCTTCTCGCCGCAGCGCGACAGCTACCGCGCGATCTGCCGCCGCGCCGCGGCACGGGCGAAAAGCACCGGTGACTACGCTTCAGCGGTGCGTTATCTGCATACGGCAAAATCACTGAAGCAGGATGCGCTGCAAAAGGCGGCGGATGAAGATTTTCTGCTGGAGTTCGAGGAGGCGGAATGTGAATTTTTGCAGGGAAATCTGCCTTCCGCGCTGGCGCTCTGCAATCGGGCTATGGGGCTGCCGGGCAGCCTGGAGCAGAAAGCGGTAGCCGCCTGCATGATGGCAGAATTGCATATGCGTCAGTCCGATATGTCGCTGGCGCTGGAAACCGCGCTGGCATGGCTGGCGGTGTTTGGTATCCATTTCAGCCGCGATCCGGAGGCGAGCGACTGCGATCGTGCCTGGCAGGTGCTGGAGCAGCGCGTCGGTGACGATCCGCAGCGCCGGTTTACCACGCTGGCGATTACCTGCGATCGCGAGGCCGAAGCGATCATGAGCCTGATGCTCAATGCCAGCATGTTTGCAGCGTTCGCCAGCCCACGTCTGCATTTCCTGCTGCTGTGTAAAATTATGCATATGACGCTCGATCGCGGCCTGTGCGGTGCCGCTACCGGCGCACTGGCCTGGTATGGCGTGCTGATCGGACGGCGCTATGATGAATATCAGCGCGGCTGGATCTACAGCCAGCTGGGGCGCGATCTGGTTATGCGCCATCACTTTAACGGCTTCAAAGGACGAACGCTGCTGGCGGTCGATCTCGCCAGTGCCTGGGTTGCGCCGCTCAGCGTGGCGGTGGAAAACGCTAAAACCTGCTTCACCGTCGCGGTCGATCACGGTGATTTAACCGTGGCCTGCTTTATTATCCGGCATCAGACGATGAATTTTTTACTGCGCGGCGATCATCTTGATGGCGTACTGACCACCATCGAGCGCGGGCTGGCGTTTATTCGCAAACGGCGCTTTCCCGATGTGGAGATCCTGCTGCTGATCCAGCGCCTGTACGTTACCCATTTGCGTAACGCCTCGTCGGGCAGTTTTTCCGGCATGGAGGTGTTTCCTGATACGCTGCTCGCTACCGGGACGGGCGAGGGCGGCAGGCCGATACCTTTAACGCTGTTCTGGTACTGGCTCTACCGGGCAAAAGCCTGCTTTATGGCCGGCGAATATGCCCAGGCCACCGACTATTTACTCGAGGCAACGCCGTTCGTTAGCGCGGTGCCGGGCTATCTGCACCTGCTGGATTACCATTTTTACAGTGCGCTGGCGCTGACGGCAGGTATGGCGCCTGACGAGTTCAGCGCGCAGCAACGTCAGACGGTAACCGCGCACCACGCCAGAATCGCCCGCTGGGCGCAGCATAATCCGGCAACCTTTGCCGACAGGGAAGCGCTGATCGCAGCGGAACTGGCACGGCTGGATAAACAGAATGAGGCGGCGGTCGGGCTGTATGAGAAAGCGATTCGTCTCTCCGGCGAAGCGGAGTGTCATCCGATTAACGGCCTGGCGTGCGAGCTGGCCGGGCGCTTCGCCAAATCCTGTGGCTATGCGGTTGCCGCCGACGCCTACTTTAAAGGCGCGTTCAGTGCCTGGCAGCGCTGGGGCGCGCTGGCAAAGCTGCGCCAGCTGGAACGGCTCTATCCTCATCTTGCCTCTTCCGGGCGCAGCACGCCTTATGACACCATCGCTTTCGCGCCGAATGAGGTGATTCGCGACCTGGAGAGCGTGCTGCGGGCGGTGCGGGCGCTTACCGAAGAGATCAACCTCGATCGCCTGATCCATATTTTAATGACCATGCTGCTGGAGCGCGCAGGTGCCCAACGCGGTCTGCTGATTCGCATCCTGGATGACAATACGCCAGAAACCCAGGCCTGGGCGGAAACCACCTCTGACGGCGTGAAGGTCAGAATTGTCAAAGAGACGCCTTCGGTAAACGATATGCCGCTCTCGGTGCTGGCGGCGGTGATGCGCACTGGCCAGGAGATTCGTACCAGCAAGCCGGAGATCTTCAGCCCGTTCAGCCAGGATGCCTATCTGGTCACCTCCGGCGCGGCGGTGCTCTGCGTCCCGATGTATAAGCAGGCCCGTATGGTCGGCGTGCTCTACCTGGAAAATCGTCTGATGCCGGAAATCTTTACGGCGGAGCATTCGCGTATCGTCAGGATGCTGGCGGCGCAGGCGGCGGTATCGCTGGAGACGGCGCGACTCTATGCGGAGCTGCTGGAAGAGAACATCCAGCGACGTCGCGTAGAAAAAGAGCTGCGTGCCAGCCAAACTTCGCTAATGCTGGGGGAGCGAATCAGTAATACCGGCACCTGGCGCTGGGAGCTGGAGCAGGACTTAATGTACGTTTCCGATCAGTATGCGCGCATCCTCGGCCTGCCGGAGGGGCAGCGCACGCTGTCGATGGCTGATTTCCTGACGCTGGTGCATCCTGAAGATTATCCGCGCATCAGCCGGCTGGTAACCGACAGCGTGCGTAACGGCGTTTCGATGCGTGCGGAATTTCGCATTTTCCGCGCCGACGGGGACTGCCGCTATCTGCTGGGCGTCGGTAATCCTATTGGCGAAGAGGCGAGCATCGCGGAATATTTCGGCACCATTACCGATGTTACCGCCCGACGCCAGTCGGAAGATGCCGTGCGTGTCGCCCAGGCTGACCTGGCGCGGGTAGCGCGTGCTACCACCGTTGGGCAACTGACGGCTTCGATTGCCCATGAGATCAATCAGCCGCTGATGTCGATAGTAGCGAACGCCGGGGCCAGCCTGCGCTGGCTCAACCGTGAACCGGCGATGTTGATTAACGCACGCGCCAGCCTGGAAGAGATTATCAGCGAGGGGGAACGCGCCGGAAATATCATTCGCGGGCTACAGGCGCTGACGCGCAATCAGCAGTCAAGCTGGGCGCGGGTTAATCTGCATCACCTGGTCTGGCATATCATGGCGCTGTCGCGCAGCGAGCTGGAGCGGCGGCAGGTCACGCTGGAATATGCGCTGAAGGCGGAGAAGGCGTTTATCTATGGTGACAGCGTACAGATTCAGCAGGTGCTGCTAAATCTGGTGGTGAATGCTATTGATGCCATGGCGGAGATTCACGATCGTCCACGCACCATTACCGTCAGCTCCACCAATCCGACGCCGCAGACAATCCGCCTGGAGATTGCCGATACCGGCATTGGTCTGAGCGCGGAAGTTCAGGCACGGCTGTTTGATTCTTTCTACACCACCAAAGAGCAGGGGATGGGGATGGGGCTGACCATCAGCGCCGGCATCATTGAAAAGCATCTTGGTGCGTTAACGGCAGAACCACGCCTGCCACACGGCAGCCTTTTCACCTTTACGCTGCCAACGGAAGGTGGCGAAGAAGAGAATTTCTGA
- a CDS encoding response regulator, whose product MAPSPRIVIVDDERSVRSGLSNLLQSDGYETDAFESAEAFLDDKSALANASLLILDVKLKGMSGFDLYRQVVLQLMPPPVIFISGHGDENMLWYAINLGAVTFLRKPINVDTLLDTIRRELSSREAQRNDE is encoded by the coding sequence ATGGCGCCGTCACCGCGCATCGTCATCGTTGACGATGAACGCTCCGTCCGTAGCGGGTTAAGCAATCTATTGCAGTCGGATGGCTATGAAACCGACGCGTTTGAATCCGCAGAGGCGTTTCTTGATGATAAAAGCGCGCTGGCTAACGCTTCCTTGCTTATTCTTGATGTAAAGCTGAAGGGCATGAGCGGCTTCGATCTCTATCGGCAGGTGGTATTACAGCTGATGCCGCCGCCGGTTATTTTTATTTCCGGGCACGGCGACGAAAATATGCTGTGGTACGCCATTAATCTGGGCGCTGTCACTTTCTTGCGCAAGCCGATCAACGTCGATACGCTGCTGGATACCATCCGCCGTGAACTCTCTTCCCGTGAGGCGCAACGCAACGATGAGTGA
- a CDS encoding XapX domain-containing protein — protein MMKSSLLSLAVGLLAGVIYGMVNIHSPAPPVIALLGLFGMLIGEQLIPLFRRLLARQPVTLAWFRHECVPKISGAPPPDSKNAP, from the coding sequence ATGATGAAATCCTCTCTTCTTTCGCTGGCGGTGGGTCTGCTGGCGGGCGTGATTTATGGCATGGTCAATATTCATTCGCCCGCGCCGCCGGTTATCGCTCTGCTGGGGCTATTCGGGATGTTGATTGGCGAACAGCTGATCCCGCTCTTCCGTCGCCTGCTGGCACGCCAGCCGGTCACCCTGGCCTGGTTTCGCCATGAATGCGTGCCTAAAATCAGCGGCGCGCCGCCCCCGGATAGCAAAAACGCCCCCTGA
- a CDS encoding DUF1427 family protein, which produces MMTGAISLAAGIVIGLLYALLKVRSPAPPAIALIGLLGMLSGEKLVAMVAARPTIAAEPVTAHPATAASAALYTRSG; this is translated from the coding sequence ATGATGACAGGCGCTATCTCACTTGCCGCCGGGATCGTGATTGGGCTGCTCTATGCGCTGCTTAAAGTACGTTCGCCCGCGCCGCCCGCCATTGCGCTTATCGGACTGCTGGGCATGCTAAGCGGTGAAAAGCTGGTGGCGATGGTCGCCGCCCGGCCGACAATCGCCGCGGAACCCGTTACGGCACATCCCGCAACGGCAGCCTCTGCCGCCCTCTATACACGGAGTGGCTGA
- a CDS encoding hydrolase gives MTNAKLEVLTPANSQIIFIDQQPQMAFGVQSIDRQVLKNNVVGLAKAAKVFNIPTTITTVETESFSGNTFPELLDVFPEHDILERTSMNSWDDQKVRDALAKNGRKKVVVAGLWTEVCNNTFALCAMLEGDYEIYMVADASGGTSKEAHDYSMQRMIQAGVVPVTWQQVLLEWQRDWAHKETYNAVMDIVKEHSGAYGMGVDYAYTMVHKAPARSKGVHRTLAPAPANK, from the coding sequence ATGACCAACGCTAAGCTTGAAGTTCTGACTCCCGCTAACAGCCAAATTATTTTTATCGATCAGCAACCGCAGATGGCCTTCGGCGTTCAGTCGATTGATCGTCAGGTGTTGAAAAATAACGTCGTAGGCCTGGCGAAAGCGGCTAAGGTCTTCAACATTCCGACAACCATCACCACCGTTGAAACGGAAAGCTTTTCCGGGAATACCTTCCCTGAGCTGCTGGACGTATTCCCGGAACATGACATTCTTGAGCGTACCTCTATGAACTCCTGGGATGACCAGAAGGTGCGTGACGCGCTGGCGAAAAATGGCCGTAAGAAAGTGGTGGTTGCCGGACTGTGGACCGAAGTGTGTAACAACACCTTCGCTCTGTGCGCCATGCTTGAGGGCGATTATGAGATCTATATGGTGGCGGATGCGTCTGGCGGCACATCGAAAGAGGCGCACGATTACTCTATGCAGCGCATGATCCAGGCGGGCGTGGTGCCGGTCACCTGGCAGCAGGTGTTGCTGGAATGGCAGCGTGACTGGGCCCATAAAGAGACTTACAACGCGGTGATGGATATCGTTAAAGAGCACTCCGGCGCTTACGGTATGGGCGTCGATTACGCCTATACCATGGTACATAAAGCGCCGGCGCGTTCGAAAGGCGTGCACCGTACGCTGGCCCCGGCTCCGGCCAACAAGTAA